A genome region from Dolichospermum compactum NIES-806 includes the following:
- a CDS encoding helix-turn-helix domain-containing protein produces MINKLTQRLLTLALIFAITFFSWEVPCAWASHFFTNSGEISDNIRLSEYDFTPQENQAIQAVRQRRNKEIAAILDLSQRDLLAHELHNGDNIDQALEALNLSSEQRELVNSINVFTNLKLKGIFSRHSLLDSHR; encoded by the coding sequence ATGATTAATAAATTAACACAACGGTTATTGACTTTGGCTCTTATTTTTGCCATTACCTTTTTCTCCTGGGAAGTTCCTTGTGCTTGGGCAAGTCACTTCTTCACCAACTCTGGAGAAATTAGCGATAATATCAGATTATCTGAATATGATTTTACTCCCCAAGAAAATCAGGCAATACAAGCTGTTCGTCAGCGGCGAAATAAAGAAATTGCGGCAATTTTAGATTTATCTCAACGTGATTTGCTTGCTCACGAATTACACAATGGTGATAATATTGATCAAGCTTTGGAAGCATTAAATTTAAGTTCTGAACAAAGAGAATTAGTAAATTCTATAAATGTCTTCACTAATTTGAAATTGAAGGGTATTTTTTCCCGTCATAGTTTACTTGATAGTCATAGATAA
- a CDS encoding SDR family oxidoreductase: MSISSSIFLAGASRGVGQEIAKYLIAQQIQVKALLRTEAAAVEAKAMGVYPVLGDALNVADVEKAILGNEPIQAVISTLGGLPTDNIKPDYIGNKNLIDAAVKVGVKKFILVTSIGSGDSVVALPPQALAALKPVLIEKEKAEQYLISSGLNYTIIRPGGLKSEPATNNGIITENSQIVGTIHRADVAQLVCRCLNSDHTNNKIFSAIDRNMVYPGLPEFVEFNLD, translated from the coding sequence ATGTCAATCTCATCTTCCATTTTTCTAGCTGGCGCTAGTCGCGGTGTTGGCCAAGAAATCGCTAAATATTTGATAGCACAACAAATTCAAGTTAAAGCCCTTTTAAGAACAGAAGCCGCTGCTGTGGAAGCAAAAGCAATGGGTGTTTATCCAGTTTTAGGAGATGCCTTAAATGTGGCTGATGTTGAAAAGGCAATTTTAGGAAACGAACCTATTCAAGCCGTTATCAGTACATTAGGTGGTTTACCTACAGATAATATCAAACCTGATTATATCGGTAATAAAAACCTCATTGATGCCGCAGTTAAGGTGGGAGTCAAAAAGTTTATTTTGGTGACTTCCATTGGTAGTGGTGATAGTGTGGTGGCTTTACCGCCCCAAGCTTTAGCAGCACTCAAACCAGTTTTAATTGAAAAAGAAAAAGCAGAACAATACTTAATTTCCAGTGGACTTAACTATACAATTATCCGTCCTGGTGGTTTAAAATCAGAACCAGCAACCAACAACGGAATTATCACCGAAAATTCTCAGATTGTGGGGACTATTCATCGTGCCGATGTTGCCCAATTAGTTTGTCGCTGTTTAAATTCTGATCATACTAATAATAAGATTTTCTCAGCCATAGATCGGAATATGGTATATCCAGGATTACCGGAATTTGTGGAATTTAATTTAGATTAG
- a CDS encoding RNA polymerase sigma factor, which translates to MQIPHFPEANHPLVKSLFHHSDQELLSLFQRYPDYGKYFTVIFCRYSPIVYTLIRHSARSPVQADYLFALIWRNIYYELGGLDLNQAATETESLTLQNWLINITAFHINEIKLPPTEAIHYSLKDTSPPLWCYVEQALDQLPPILRLIVLMAQTFHWSETRIAAYLQAEGEQISPAEVASSLQEGYQMLEDKLPADIRAIYLGEAGISS; encoded by the coding sequence GTGCAAATTCCCCACTTTCCCGAAGCTAATCACCCATTGGTGAAGTCGCTATTTCATCACAGTGATCAAGAATTACTGAGTTTATTTCAGCGATATCCAGATTATGGCAAGTATTTTACGGTGATTTTTTGCCGTTATAGTCCCATAGTTTACACTTTAATTCGGCATTCGGCGCGATCGCCTGTGCAAGCTGATTATTTATTTGCTCTCATCTGGCGAAATATCTATTATGAATTAGGGGGACTGGACTTAAACCAAGCAGCCACAGAGACGGAATCCTTAACCTTACAAAATTGGTTAATTAACATCACTGCATTCCATATTAACGAGATTAAGCTTCCACCTACAGAAGCTATTCATTATTCCCTTAAAGATACATCACCACCGCTATGGTGCTATGTAGAACAGGCATTAGATCAACTACCACCAATATTACGATTAATCGTCTTAATGGCGCAAACCTTCCACTGGAGTGAAACCAGAATTGCTGCCTATTTGCAAGCTGAAGGAGAACAAATTTCCCCCGCTGAAGTCGCAAGTTCTCTCCAAGAAGGTTATCAGATGCTAGAAGATAAATTACCTGCTGATATTCGGGCTATTTACTTAGGTGAAGCTGGGATTTCGTCCTAA
- a CDS encoding pentapeptide repeat-containing protein, translating into METEELKRRYLAGETYFVSAQLIKAKLINAYLPGINLWGADLSEANLAKAKLWGADLSRANLAKANLTRANLSGVNLTEANLRGARLHYTKLYGANLNRAYYDESTKFPRNFDPLSHNMQKL; encoded by the coding sequence ATGGAAACTGAGGAACTAAAACGGCGTTATCTTGCGGGTGAAACATATTTTGTTTCTGCCCAACTCATCAAAGCTAAACTAATTAATGCTTATTTACCAGGGATTAATCTATGGGGAGCAGATTTAAGTGAAGCTAACTTAGCTAAAGCTAAACTTTGGGGAGCAGATTTGAGTAGAGCAAATTTAGCCAAGGCAAATTTGACAAGAGCAAATTTATCCGGTGTTAATCTCACTGAAGCAAATCTTCGAGGTGCTAGGCTGCATTATACCAAGTTGTATGGCGCGAATTTAAATCGTGCATATTATGATGAAAGCACCAAATTTCCGAGGAATTTTGATCCTCTTAGTCACAATATGCAAAAGTTGTAA
- a CDS encoding DUF1838 domain-containing protein has product MRDQTQLVDVQQWIKTRASLDVNESNFLSWTGNIYSFIPGEKRQLLFKIVGMSVSRCIPTGEGSWDFTSRELTYYLNPETKEILHKWENPWTQETVTVMHVANSPVQGQFKGKLPVQLAGEKTNFVFDIFPNYTNPLAENPEFADYCPGGIYQAAELFKISVPTADLENSQLNSVTQLSISWDRIGQWLPWMKMGEHPGYLIYSATGKKVSGLTELHPILQQEINTRVPLYKAAPKSYIQGEDMTSWLYFQKHFSAYLAGEIFPIPAPEEV; this is encoded by the coding sequence ATGAGAGACCAAACTCAATTAGTAGATGTTCAGCAATGGATTAAAACCCGTGCTTCTCTAGATGTCAACGAGTCGAATTTTTTGAGTTGGACAGGGAATATTTATAGTTTTATTCCTGGCGAAAAACGACAACTATTATTTAAAATTGTGGGAATGAGTGTGAGTAGGTGTATACCCACAGGTGAAGGTAGTTGGGATTTTACTTCTAGAGAATTAACCTATTACCTCAACCCAGAAACCAAAGAGATTTTACATAAATGGGAAAATCCTTGGACACAGGAAACAGTGACCGTTATGCACGTTGCCAATAGTCCTGTTCAGGGTCAATTTAAAGGTAAATTACCTGTGCAATTAGCGGGAGAAAAAACTAATTTTGTATTTGATATCTTTCCTAATTATACCAATCCTTTAGCCGAAAATCCTGAATTTGCTGATTATTGTCCAGGAGGAATTTATCAAGCAGCAGAATTATTTAAAATCTCTGTTCCTACAGCAGATTTAGAAAATTCACAATTAAATTCAGTTACACAATTAAGCATATCTTGGGATAGAATTGGTCAATGGTTGCCCTGGATGAAAATGGGTGAACATCCTGGTTATTTAATTTACAGTGCTACAGGTAAAAAAGTTAGTGGATTAACAGAATTACATCCAATTTTACAACAGGAAATTAACACTCGCGTTCCTTTATATAAAGCAGCACCAAAAAGTTATATTCAGGGGGAAGATATGACATCTTGGCTTTATTTTCAAAAGCATTTTTCCGCATATTTAGCTGGAGAAATATTCCCCATACCAGCACCAGAAGAAGTTTAA
- a CDS encoding efflux RND transporter permease subunit: MFVNFFIKRPVFTSVCAIIILLVGAISIPTLPTAQYPEISPTQIIVSSNYVGASAEIVESTVTTILERQINGVEGIKYMTSSSSNDGSSTITVTFDASRDKDIAAVDVQNRVTSAEPQLPEAVKQTGVTVSKQSNNILLAIGLYSDNKALNNVFLSNYADLYLVDALKRIKGVSEARIFGERRYAMRLWLDPNKLASRNLTTDDVIDALNEQNLQVGAGQIGQQPAVDGQMYQIDLRAVSRLTEVEEFENVVIKTAGDGSLIKLKDVGRAELGAQNYSSFLRFKGNEGVGIGIFPTPGSNVLNVANLVKKEMVRLSQSFPPGMKYQVAFDTTTIVEESLAEVVKTLLEAIALVILVIFIFLQDWRTTLIPVITIPLSLVGTFAFVKAFGFSINTLTMFGLTLATGMVVDDAIIVVENISRLIQEEGMTPRRAASVSMQELFGAVIATSLVLMAVFVPVAFFPGATGQIYKQFALTIAFSIAISTFLALTLTPSLSALLLRQRPAPRGIFGWVFGRINWFLEAMGWGYERSLRFLTRIKAIILLLFIGSLGFTAWLYMTVPTAFLPDEDQGYFITIIQGPEGSSLKYTSKVMSEVEATILKLPEVTGTFAIGGFGFSGSTANSGVIFTTLKSWDERKQPNQSIQAIIGNLRKSFSGITEARVFPVNPPAIRGLGSFSGFQFQLQDIAGTNSLNSMLQTVGKFMMQGNQTPGLQAVFSTFTANTPQILIEVDRNKAKSLQVSIDDIFKTLQTYLGSRYVNDFNFLSRTYRVYIQADAQFRSNPDDIGLLNVRSATNQMIPLSSLVKLTPTTGAQTINHYNLFRSIEINGSPTPGTSSGQATLAMEQLAKKILPTSMGYEWSGIAAQEKESGGQAPIIFGLGLLFVFLVLAAQYENYVDPLIIMLSVPLAIMGALASQSLRGLNNDVFCQVGLVMLIGLASKNAILIVEFANQLRESQGLSITKAAVEAAQGRLRPILMTAFSTLLGIFPLATATGAGAASRQSLGTAVFGGMFVATFLSLFIVPILYIIIGTIRQSLQPVHHSPHLEMQEEDHVSLR, translated from the coding sequence ATGTTTGTTAACTTCTTTATTAAGCGACCTGTATTTACTAGTGTCTGCGCTATTATCATTTTACTTGTTGGTGCAATCAGTATTCCCACATTGCCTACAGCCCAGTATCCAGAAATTAGTCCTACGCAGATTATCGTCTCTTCTAATTATGTTGGCGCTAGTGCGGAAATCGTTGAAAGTACCGTCACAACGATTTTAGAGCGGCAAATTAACGGTGTCGAAGGCATTAAATACATGACTTCGAGCAGTAGTAATGATGGTAGTAGTACCATTACTGTCACATTTGATGCTTCACGGGATAAAGATATTGCCGCCGTTGATGTGCAAAACCGCGTCACCTCGGCTGAACCCCAGTTACCAGAAGCGGTGAAGCAAACAGGAGTGACTGTGAGTAAACAGTCTAACAATATCCTGTTAGCGATCGGTTTGTACAGTGACAACAAAGCCTTAAATAATGTCTTTTTAAGTAATTATGCAGATTTATATTTAGTAGATGCCCTCAAACGCATTAAAGGTGTCAGTGAGGCGCGGATTTTTGGTGAACGTCGCTATGCAATGCGTCTATGGCTTGACCCCAATAAATTGGCTAGTCGGAATCTAACTACTGATGATGTTATTGATGCCCTGAATGAACAAAATTTACAGGTAGGTGCGGGACAAATTGGACAACAGCCAGCCGTTGATGGTCAAATGTATCAAATTGACTTGAGGGCAGTTAGTAGGCTGACGGAGGTTGAGGAATTTGAAAATGTGGTAATTAAAACTGCTGGTGACGGTAGTTTGATTAAGTTGAAAGATGTGGGAAGGGCGGAATTGGGAGCGCAAAACTATAGTTCATTTCTCCGGTTTAAGGGGAATGAAGGTGTAGGGATTGGGATATTTCCGACACCGGGAAGTAATGTTTTAAACGTTGCTAATTTGGTCAAAAAGGAAATGGTGCGATTATCCCAAAGCTTTCCGCCAGGGATGAAATATCAAGTGGCATTTGACACCACTACGATTGTAGAGGAATCTTTGGCAGAAGTGGTAAAAACTCTTCTAGAGGCGATCGCTCTGGTAATTCTCGTTATCTTTATTTTCCTACAAGATTGGCGCACCACATTAATTCCTGTGATCACCATTCCGCTCTCATTAGTGGGGACTTTCGCCTTTGTCAAAGCCTTTGGTTTTTCCATCAACACCTTAACCATGTTCGGTTTAACCCTCGCAACAGGAATGGTAGTTGATGACGCAATTATTGTCGTAGAAAACATCTCCCGCTTAATTCAAGAAGAAGGAATGACACCGCGACGAGCCGCTTCAGTCTCCATGCAAGAGCTATTTGGGGCTGTAATTGCTACTTCCCTAGTATTAATGGCGGTATTTGTCCCCGTCGCCTTTTTCCCCGGTGCAACTGGACAAATTTACAAACAATTTGCCCTGACAATTGCCTTTTCTATCGCCATTTCCACATTTTTGGCTCTCACCCTCACCCCTTCTCTTTCTGCCTTATTGTTGCGGCAAAGACCCGCACCTAGAGGGATTTTTGGTTGGGTATTCGGTCGGATCAACTGGTTTTTAGAAGCCATGGGTTGGGGATACGAGCGCTCTTTAAGATTTTTGACGAGAATAAAAGCGATTATTCTCCTGTTATTTATCGGTTCATTAGGTTTCACCGCTTGGCTGTACATGACCGTACCCACAGCATTTCTACCCGACGAAGACCAAGGTTATTTCATTACCATTATTCAAGGTCCAGAAGGTTCTTCACTCAAATACACCAGTAAAGTCATGAGTGAGGTAGAAGCAACAATCCTCAAATTACCAGAAGTTACAGGGACATTTGCGATCGGTGGTTTTGGTTTTAGTGGTAGCACGGCTAACAGCGGTGTAATTTTTACAACTCTCAAATCCTGGGACGAACGCAAACAACCAAATCAATCAATCCAAGCCATTATTGGTAATTTAAGAAAAAGCTTTTCAGGAATTACCGAAGCTAGAGTTTTCCCCGTTAACCCCCCCGCAATTCGCGGTTTAGGTAGTTTTAGTGGGTTCCAATTTCAATTACAAGACATAGCTGGCACTAACAGCTTAAATTCTATGCTGCAAACCGTTGGTAAGTTCATGATGCAGGGAAATCAAACCCCCGGACTGCAAGCCGTATTTAGCACCTTTACAGCCAATACACCGCAAATCCTAATTGAAGTTGACCGCAACAAAGCTAAATCTCTACAAGTTTCCATTGACGATATTTTTAAAACCCTGCAAACTTATTTGGGTTCAAGATATGTCAACGATTTTAATTTTCTTTCCCGCACATATCGAGTATATATCCAAGCAGATGCTCAGTTTCGTTCCAATCCTGATGATATTGGTTTATTAAATGTGCGTTCTGCAACTAATCAGATGATTCCTCTGAGTAGTTTGGTAAAATTAACTCCCACAACAGGAGCGCAAACTATTAATCATTACAACTTATTTCGTTCCATTGAAATTAACGGTTCTCCTACTCCTGGTACTAGTTCTGGACAAGCAACTTTAGCTATGGAACAACTAGCTAAAAAGATATTACCCACAAGCATGGGATATGAATGGTCAGGTATTGCTGCTCAGGAAAAAGAATCCGGTGGACAAGCACCAATCATTTTTGGTTTGGGATTACTTTTCGTCTTTTTAGTCTTAGCTGCTCAATATGAAAATTATGTTGACCCTTTGATTATTATGTTGTCAGTTCCCTTAGCTATTATGGGAGCTTTAGCATCACAATCATTACGGGGTTTAAATAATGATGTATTTTGCCAAGTTGGATTAGTCATGTTAATTGGTTTAGCCAGTAAAAACGCAATTTTAATTGTGGAATTTGCTAATCAATTGCGAGAAAGTCAAGGTTTATCAATTACCAAAGCAGCAGTAGAAGCAGCACAAGGTCGTTTACGTCCCATTCTCATGACTGCTTTTTCGACTTTGTTAGGAATTTTTCCCCTAGCAACTGCTACAGGTGCAGGTGCAGCAAGTCGCCAATCTTTGGGGACTGCGGTATTTGGGGGAATGTTTGTGGCGACTTTCTTGAGTTTGTTTATTGTGCCAATCCTTTATATTATCATTGGGACAATTCGCCAAAGTTTGCAACCTGTTCATCATTCTCCCCATTTAGAAATGCAAGAAGAAGATCATGTTTCATTAAGATAG
- a CDS encoding glyoxalase-like domain protein has product MVIEASSIMFLLSPLTFGSFLPSLPLDSLFSTQGIMIMLLAAYAGAMWMFLSSAPKVYTVMVSDLEVARQLYEGLLDLPVAEVPLHYYYNYEQTIGATGIDPLYMSASPSWNNSTMNSGSDGLWYQLKKNTQLHIITGASLGKKDQHRHVCFDHDCLELILMRVEVRGLKFKIRNQKPLNFLVKDYEGRVIEMAEVAN; this is encoded by the coding sequence ATGGTTATAGAAGCTAGTTCCATAATGTTCCTGCTGAGTCCACTCACTTTCGGCTCGTTCTTACCTTCCCTGCCTTTGGATAGCCTATTCTCCACCCAGGGGATTATGATTATGCTATTGGCAGCTTACGCTGGTGCTATGTGGATGTTCCTGAGTAGTGCCCCTAAAGTTTATACTGTCATGGTATCGGATTTAGAAGTTGCCCGACAGTTATATGAAGGATTGCTAGATTTGCCAGTAGCGGAAGTCCCATTGCACTATTATTACAACTACGAGCAAACCATTGGTGCAACAGGTATTGACCCGCTGTATATGTCCGCTAGTCCCAGTTGGAATAACAGCACCATGAATAGTGGTAGTGACGGACTGTGGTATCAACTCAAGAAAAATACTCAATTACATATTATCACTGGTGCAAGTTTAGGCAAAAAAGATCAGCATCGTCATGTTTGCTTTGATCATGATTGTCTAGAATTAATTTTAATGCGGGTAGAAGTCAGAGGTTTAAAGTTCAAAATTCGCAACCAAAAGCCTTTGAATTTTTTAGTTAAGGATTATGAAGGGCGTGTCATTGAAATGGCTGAAGTTGCTAATTAG
- a CDS encoding bifunctional serine/threonine-protein kinase/formylglycine-generating enzyme family protein, producing MQICQNPNCSNPFNPKTSKSCLSCQESNFGEMLRNRYRVLRLLGEGGFSRTYAAEDVDRLNAPCVIKQFFPQVQGTGQRAKAAEFFKEEAFRLYDLGENHAQIPRLLAYFEQGSSLYLVQEFIIGKTLLEELQNQAYDETQVRQLLADLLPVLDFVHKHNVIHRDIKPENIVRRDTDKKPVLIDFGGAKQVTQTSIARQATAIYTLGYAPTEQMAGFACQASDLYALGVTCVRLLTQDLPLQNDYGQLQDHLYDAMNAKWLWEERLRIKGITISDELKQILDKLLQHFASDRYQSALDVLDDLNFPKSPVAIKFSAFPKPPLIPQPPKKITVPLPPLYNFDFYVITVDTSGREVNRDRRNTKYFKEELGRNTTLEMVSIPNGTFIMGSLSCESDDDERPQHQVIVPPFFMGKYPITQLQWRTIVALPQVKQELHPNPSKFKGANLPVENVSWYEAVEFCARLAIKTGREYRLPSEAEWEYACRAGTTTSFHFGETITSDLINCSGSDTYSIEPKSRFRKETTNVGYFEVANAFGLYDMHGLVWEWCADPWHNNYHGAPTNGSVWENGGDKHRRVLRGGAWNFSAELCRSASRSWNEADGGLRMCGFRVVFSV from the coding sequence ATGCAAATTTGCCAAAATCCCAATTGTTCCAACCCCTTCAACCCGAAAACCTCTAAATCTTGCCTGAGTTGTCAAGAAAGTAACTTTGGGGAAATGCTGCGAAACCGTTACCGGGTTTTGAGGTTATTAGGTGAAGGTGGATTTAGCAGAACCTACGCTGCTGAAGATGTAGATAGACTGAATGCACCTTGCGTCATTAAGCAATTTTTCCCTCAAGTTCAAGGAACTGGACAACGTGCTAAAGCAGCGGAATTTTTCAAAGAAGAAGCCTTTAGACTGTACGATTTGGGCGAAAACCATGCCCAAATTCCCCGACTTTTGGCTTACTTTGAACAAGGTTCTAGTTTGTATTTAGTCCAGGAATTTATTATTGGGAAAACTCTTCTCGAAGAACTACAAAATCAAGCTTATGATGAAACCCAAGTTCGGCAACTTTTAGCTGACTTATTACCAGTTTTGGATTTTGTTCATAAACATAATGTAATTCACCGCGATATCAAGCCAGAAAATATTGTGCGTCGGGATACTGATAAAAAACCCGTATTAATTGATTTTGGAGGTGCAAAACAAGTTACTCAAACCAGTATAGCTAGACAAGCAACAGCTATTTATACCCTTGGTTATGCCCCAACAGAACAAATGGCTGGGTTTGCTTGTCAAGCAAGTGATTTATATGCCTTGGGTGTAACTTGTGTACGGTTATTAACTCAAGATTTACCATTACAAAATGATTATGGACAACTTCAAGATCATCTTTATGATGCCATGAATGCTAAATGGTTATGGGAAGAAAGGTTACGCATTAAAGGCATTACTATTAGTGATGAATTAAAGCAAATCTTAGATAAATTACTCCAACATTTTGCTAGTGATAGATATCAGTCAGCACTAGATGTTTTAGATGATTTGAACTTTCCTAAATCTCCCGTAGCGATCAAATTTTCTGCCTTTCCTAAACCACCATTAATACCTCAACCTCCCAAAAAAATTACCGTTCCTTTACCCCCTTTGTACAACTTTGATTTTTATGTCATTACCGTAGACACTTCTGGCAGAGAAGTTAACCGTGATAGACGGAATACTAAATATTTCAAAGAAGAACTAGGCAGGAATACAACCTTAGAAATGGTATCAATTCCCAATGGAACTTTTATCATGGGTTCTTTGAGTTGTGAAAGTGATGATGATGAACGTCCTCAACATCAAGTTATCGTTCCACCCTTTTTTATGGGGAAATATCCTATTACTCAATTACAGTGGAGAACCATAGTAGCTTTACCTCAAGTTAAACAAGAATTGCACCCTAATCCATCAAAATTTAAAGGTGCAAATTTGCCTGTCGAAAATGTTTCTTGGTATGAAGCTGTAGAATTTTGTGCCAGATTAGCAATTAAAACTGGGAGAGAATATCGTTTACCCAGTGAAGCTGAATGGGAATATGCTTGTCGGGCAGGAACTACCACATCTTTTCATTTTGGAGAAACAATTACTTCTGATTTAATTAACTGTAGCGGTAGCGATACCTATTCTATAGAACCAAAAAGTAGATTTCGTAAAGAAACAACTAATGTGGGTTATTTTGAAGTTGCGAATGCTTTTGGTTTATATGATATGCACGGATTAGTCTGGGAATGGTGTGCAGATCCTTGGCATAATAACTATCATGGCGCACCTACAAATGGTAGTGTCTGGGAAAATGGAGGTGATAAACATCGTCGCGTTTTAAGAGGTGGTGCATGGAATTTTAGCGCGGAACTTTGTCGCAGCGCTAGTAGAAGTTGGAATGAAGCAGACGGTGGTTTAAGAATGTGTGGCTTTCGGGTAGTATTTTCTGTTTAA
- a CDS encoding efflux RND transporter periplasmic adaptor subunit — translation MSLPEPQTDVKEIPPSPPKSNRWTRLLLAALLLIGGVSGIAWKLLHPEKPSPAVANAPPPGVKVKLSPVQTGTVEDSTEYIARLESRRSVNLQPRIQGQVSQIFVKSGDTVFSGTAILQIDSRQQQAAVSSLSAAGQGSQAQLENARATLKSLQAERLANIANVRLSQQEYKRYSELAAQGAVSRQTQDLYANKLATAKAQLGAVDSRIQAQIATISQVEKSLQQADANIRQQQIQLQYYKITAPFAGTVGDVPVKVGDFVNTSTPLATITQNRPLDVKIPVPLEKGTQLRLGLPVELINAQGKIIGNSSIFFISPNITNNSQSILVKALYNNDNGQLRADQLIRAKVIWNQRSGVLIPTTAISRIAGETFVFVAETGKYPQGGSQLIAKQKQVKLGNIKGNDYQVIEGLQRDEKLIVSGIQNLRDGLPIIPEN, via the coding sequence ATGTCATTACCTGAGCCTCAAACTGATGTTAAAGAAATTCCCCCGTCTCCCCCTAAATCCAATCGGTGGACGCGGTTGCTATTGGCCGCACTGTTATTAATTGGGGGTGTCAGCGGGATAGCATGGAAATTGCTACATCCTGAAAAACCAAGTCCAGCAGTAGCTAATGCTCCACCTCCAGGGGTTAAGGTGAAACTATCCCCAGTGCAAACAGGTACAGTCGAAGATAGTACGGAATATATAGCCCGTCTGGAATCTCGGCGTTCAGTCAATCTCCAACCGAGAATTCAAGGTCAGGTTTCGCAAATATTCGTGAAATCAGGAGATACAGTTTTCTCCGGGACTGCGATTCTGCAAATAGATTCTCGACAACAACAAGCCGCAGTTAGTAGTTTATCCGCTGCTGGTCAAGGTTCGCAAGCGCAACTAGAAAATGCTCGCGCTACTCTTAAATCTTTACAAGCAGAACGACTAGCAAATATTGCAAATGTGCGCTTAAGTCAACAAGAGTATAAGCGTTATTCTGAATTAGCTGCACAAGGGGCTGTATCTCGTCAGACTCAAGATTTATATGCTAACAAACTGGCGACAGCAAAAGCCCAACTAGGGGCGGTAGATTCCCGCATTCAAGCTCAAATAGCTACCATATCCCAGGTAGAAAAATCTTTACAACAAGCTGATGCCAATATTAGACAACAACAAATTCAACTGCAATATTATAAAATAACTGCTCCTTTTGCGGGAACTGTTGGTGATGTTCCCGTTAAAGTAGGGGATTTTGTGAATACTTCCACACCATTAGCAACTATTACCCAAAACCGACCTTTGGACGTTAAAATTCCGGTTCCATTGGAAAAAGGTACGCAATTACGTCTAGGATTACCAGTTGAATTAATTAATGCCCAAGGTAAAATCATTGGTAATAGTAGTATCTTCTTTATTTCTCCTAATATAACAAATAATTCTCAATCAATCTTAGTTAAAGCGCTTTATAACAATGATAATGGGCAACTACGAGCAGATCAATTAATTCGGGCTAAAGTGATTTGGAATCAACGTTCTGGAGTGCTAATTCCCACAACAGCAATATCTCGAATCGCTGGAGAAACCTTTGTATTTGTAGCCGAAACTGGAAAATATCCTCAAGGTGGTTCTCAATTAATAGCTAAACAAAAACAGGTGAAGTTAGGAAATATTAAGGGGAATGATTATCAAGTAATTGAGGGATTACAACGAGATGAAAAATTAATTGTTTCAGGAATACAAAATCTCCGAGACGGATTGCCAATAATTCCTGAAAATTAG